In a single window of the Hydrogenobaculum sp. 3684 genome:
- the ricT gene encoding regulatory iron-sulfur-containing complex subunit RicT has product MYTYIRYMDTNKIGLLEGTNEVLPKDSYVIISKDDSTDIAKVVGASKKLYDVKPSFFIRKATKQDISKMHHFNRVSQSYMKIAKELSKQHNLSLKFIKAYTPIDGLKSYFFYTAETRIDFRQFVKDLAKAIKKRIEMRQIGTRDAVQMLGAVGMCGCKTCCSNFIDVFESVNLKDIQMQNLPMSPSKFTGPCGKLVCCMSFEKINYVIKYILPPEGTNICFDGKEYTVSYIDPLTNLITLNSQEEKINVNILDIVPEGYEVAVKKCASCGGCCASNMDQQSVVFEEALA; this is encoded by the coding sequence ATGTATACATATATAAGATATATGGACACAAACAAGATAGGCCTTTTGGAAGGTACAAATGAGGTTTTACCAAAAGACTCTTACGTAATCATAAGCAAAGATGACTCTACGGATATTGCTAAGGTGGTGGGAGCATCTAAAAAGCTTTACGACGTAAAACCTTCTTTTTTTATAAGAAAAGCCACAAAACAAGATATATCTAAAATGCATCATTTTAATAGAGTTTCTCAAAGCTATATGAAAATTGCCAAAGAACTTTCCAAACAGCATAATCTATCTCTCAAATTTATAAAAGCTTACACTCCAATAGATGGGTTAAAATCTTACTTCTTTTATACCGCTGAAACAAGGATTGACTTTAGGCAGTTTGTAAAAGATTTGGCTAAAGCCATAAAAAAAAGGATTGAGATGAGACAAATAGGTACCAGAGATGCCGTCCAGATGCTTGGTGCCGTTGGAATGTGCGGATGTAAGACCTGCTGTTCAAACTTTATAGATGTGTTTGAATCTGTAAACTTAAAAGATATACAAATGCAAAACTTACCCATGTCTCCTTCAAAGTTTACAGGTCCATGTGGTAAACTTGTTTGTTGCATGTCTTTTGAGAAGATAAACTATGTAATAAAGTATATACTTCCCCCAGAAGGCACAAATATTTGTTTTGACGGCAAAGAATACACTGTCTCTTACATAGATCCACTTACAAACCTTATAACATTAAACTCTCAAGAGGAAAAGATAAATGTAAATATTTTGGATATTGTGCCAGAAGGCTATGAAGTAGCTGTTAAAAAGTGTGCTTCTTGTGGTGGATGTTGTGCTTCTAATATGGATCAACAAAGCGTTGTTTTTGAAGAAGCTTTAGCTTAA
- the argB gene encoding acetylglutamate kinase has product MEQLLEKALILQEALPFIRDFYGKIFVVKYGGAAMEEEELKHSFAKDIALLRYVGIKVVLVHGGGKDITNMLNKLNIQTEFINGIRKTDKESLDVAKMVLIGKLNKDIVSMLNKEMSNMHGAIGLSGIDANLLICTKYYQDSEDIGYVGKVKTVNTKLIRELIQMDYTPVIAPIGIDPESNQMYNVNADMAATEIACELGAEKLIFLTDTDGILDKSGKTISSIHKNQYKELIEDGTITKGMIPKINSAIDAILRGVRKVHIINGKIKHSILIEVFTKEGIGTEISL; this is encoded by the coding sequence ATGGAACAGCTTTTAGAAAAAGCCCTTATACTTCAAGAGGCACTACCTTTTATAAGAGATTTTTACGGTAAGATTTTTGTAGTAAAATACGGCGGGGCTGCCATGGAAGAAGAGGAACTAAAACATTCTTTTGCAAAGGATATAGCCCTTCTTAGGTACGTAGGTATAAAGGTAGTGCTTGTGCATGGGGGTGGTAAAGACATTACAAACATGTTAAATAAGCTAAACATACAAACAGAATTTATAAACGGCATAAGAAAAACCGATAAAGAGTCTTTGGACGTAGCAAAGATGGTGCTCATAGGAAAACTAAACAAAGATATAGTATCAATGCTAAACAAAGAAATGTCAAACATGCATGGGGCTATAGGGCTCTCTGGTATAGACGCAAATCTTTTGATATGTACAAAGTACTATCAAGACAGCGAAGATATAGGATATGTGGGGAAAGTAAAAACTGTAAATACAAAACTTATAAGGGAGCTTATACAGATGGACTATACCCCTGTTATAGCACCAATAGGCATAGACCCAGAATCAAATCAAATGTACAATGTAAATGCCGATATGGCAGCTACAGAAATCGCCTGTGAGCTTGGAGCTGAAAAACTCATATTTTTGACAGATACAGATGGTATTTTAGATAAAAGCGGTAAAACTATATCTTCTATACATAAAAACCAATACAAAGAGCTTATAGAAGATGGTACTATTACAAAAGGTATGATACCCAAGATAAACTCTGCCATAGATGCTATTTTAAGAGGCGTTAGAAAAGTGCATATAATAAACGGTAAAATAAAACACTCAATACTTATAGAAGTATTTACAAAAGAAGGTATAGGCACCGAGATATCTTTATGA
- a CDS encoding polyphenol oxidase family protein — protein MLFYGEFEDFKIGITKNPQEVFLPKQIHSNVVVYIKGFTENVEADGVITDKINFKIGIKTADCVPIILKSKNFVGAIHAGWRGLYNGILKNAFLLFESFSEKPYFAFIGPSAKECCYEVGPEFKDYFKSLKVVDNKLFFDTQKEAINQLKALNKDIKLLVYETCSICNKEIPSYRRDKTKERMVVFVEKV, from the coding sequence ATGCTTTTTTATGGTGAGTTTGAAGATTTTAAGATAGGTATAACAAAAAACCCACAAGAGGTATTTTTACCAAAACAAATCCATTCAAACGTTGTAGTTTATATAAAGGGTTTTACTGAAAACGTAGAGGCCGATGGTGTTATAACAGATAAGATAAACTTTAAAATAGGTATAAAAACGGCCGATTGCGTACCTATAATTTTAAAATCCAAAAACTTTGTAGGAGCTATACATGCTGGCTGGAGAGGACTTTACAACGGCATACTAAAAAATGCTTTTTTGCTGTTTGAAAGCTTTTCAGAAAAACCTTACTTTGCTTTTATAGGCCCATCTGCTAAAGAATGCTGTTATGAGGTAGGACCAGAATTTAAAGACTATTTTAAAAGCTTAAAAGTTGTTGATAACAAACTATTTTTTGATACGCAAAAAGAAGCTATAAATCAATTAAAAGCTCTTAACAAAGATATTAAGCTTTTGGTATATGAGACATGTAGTATATGCAACAAAGAAATTCCAAGCTATAGAAGAGATAAGACAAAAGAGAGAATGGTAGTTTTTGTGGAAAAGGTGTAA
- a CDS encoding c-type cytochrome, which produces MKGIVNVRLALATLMSCGVLVSAGTAMAISPQALAQEKGCFACHAIDHKVVGPAFKDVAAKYHHNLKYVPYLAKMIKNGNAGVWGPVPMPPQNVTQAQAEELARFILSLH; this is translated from the coding sequence ATGAAAGGTATCGTAAACGTAAGATTGGCTTTAGCTACGCTAATGAGTTGTGGTGTACTTGTAAGTGCTGGAACGGCAATGGCAATAAGCCCACAAGCGTTGGCTCAGGAAAAGGGATGTTTTGCCTGTCATGCCATTGACCACAAAGTAGTAGGACCTGCTTTTAAAGATGTGGCAGCCAAATATCACCACAACCTAAAATACGTCCCATACCTTGCAAAAATGATTAAAAACGGAAATGCTGGTGTATGGGGTCCAGTGCCTATGCCACCTCAAAACGTTACCCAAGCTCAAGCTGAAGAGCTTGCCAGATTTATCTTATCTCTTCATTAA
- the thrC gene encoding threonine synthase: MGYWKGLIHAYREYLPVSEKTPIITLYEGNTPLIKAQRIPDMLKVGVELYFKFEGLNPTGSFKDRGMTMAISKAAESGKRAVICASTGNTSASAAAYAARAGMKAFVVLPKGAVALGKLSQAIIYGAKVIALLGNFDDALFIVRKIGEILPVEVVNSVNPYRIEGQKTAAFEIVDALGDAPTYHFIPVGNAGNITAYWKGYKEYHAIGKSKKLPIMMGYQAEGSAPIVKGYPIKNPQTIATAIKIGNPYSWRNAIQAAKESNGKIDAVTDDEILYAYNLVASCEGVFCEPASAASVAGFIKSAKEGIFKEGDVVVCTLTGSGLKDPDTAMKSAQSPIEVPPDLNQVLKLIEI; this comes from the coding sequence ATGGGATATTGGAAAGGACTAATACACGCATATAGAGAATATTTGCCGGTTTCTGAGAAAACTCCTATTATAACCCTTTACGAAGGCAACACTCCTCTTATAAAAGCTCAAAGAATACCAGACATGCTAAAAGTAGGGGTGGAGCTTTATTTTAAGTTTGAAGGCCTAAACCCCACTGGTTCTTTTAAGGATAGAGGTATGACAATGGCTATATCAAAAGCCGCCGAATCTGGTAAAAGAGCCGTTATATGTGCATCCACTGGCAATACCTCAGCTTCGGCTGCTGCTTACGCTGCAAGAGCTGGTATGAAAGCTTTTGTGGTACTTCCAAAGGGTGCTGTAGCTCTTGGTAAACTATCCCAAGCTATTATATACGGGGCCAAGGTAATAGCGCTTCTTGGAAATTTTGATGATGCTTTATTTATAGTAAGAAAAATAGGTGAAATATTACCAGTAGAAGTGGTAAATTCTGTAAACCCTTATCGGATAGAGGGTCAAAAAACCGCTGCCTTTGAAATAGTGGATGCTTTAGGGGATGCTCCCACTTATCATTTTATACCCGTTGGAAACGCTGGTAACATAACAGCCTATTGGAAAGGTTATAAAGAGTATCATGCTATAGGAAAATCAAAAAAACTTCCCATTATGATGGGTTATCAGGCAGAAGGATCAGCTCCTATAGTAAAAGGTTATCCTATAAAAAACCCTCAAACCATAGCCACCGCTATAAAAATAGGCAATCCTTACAGCTGGAGAAATGCCATCCAAGCCGCCAAAGAATCAAACGGTAAAATCGATGCGGTTACAGATGATGAGATACTTTACGCTTACAACCTTGTGGCTTCTTGTGAAGGGGTTTTTTGTGAACCAGCTTCCGCTGCATCTGTAGCAGGCTTTATTAAAAGCGCCAAAGAAGGTATTTTTAAAGAAGGCGATGTGGTAGTCTGCACATTGACTGGTTCTGGCTTAAAAGACCCAGATACCGCTATGAAATCCGCCCAAAGCCCTATAGAAGTACCACCGGATTTAAACCAGGTTTTGAAGCTTATAGAGATTTAA
- a CDS encoding aspartate carbamoyltransferase, producing the protein MKYIIEAQNIKDIYKTILNRAKEFKEKRIYPTYKASCALFFEEPSTRTRLSFEKAAKNLGCETYYIQGNFSSAVKGESFFDTLLSFKKIGIDIVVFRTSDIVFDYEPLLNIDIGLINAGDGTHEHPSQGLLDVFTLLEKVNSLENQNILYVGDVYHSRVFRSGAYFFKLEGANIGVCGYPSFIPKDYPFMDKAFTNLDEALNWAHHVIALRIQKERHKEAYNLESYFDIYGITKERYNKIRGFLMHPGPVNRDVDIDGDLLYKDKSLIANQIENGVFVRMAMIEYVLG; encoded by the coding sequence ATGAAATATATAATAGAAGCCCAAAACATAAAAGATATATACAAAACTATATTAAATAGGGCTAAAGAGTTTAAGGAAAAAAGGATATATCCCACTTACAAAGCATCCTGTGCTCTTTTTTTTGAAGAACCATCCACAAGGACAAGGCTTTCTTTTGAAAAAGCCGCCAAGAATTTGGGTTGTGAGACTTATTATATACAAGGCAATTTTTCATCGGCTGTAAAGGGTGAAAGTTTTTTTGATACACTTTTATCTTTTAAAAAGATTGGCATAGATATCGTTGTTTTTCGTACATCTGATATCGTATTTGATTATGAGCCACTTCTAAATATAGATATAGGCCTTATAAATGCTGGAGATGGTACCCATGAGCATCCATCTCAAGGTCTTCTTGATGTTTTTACGCTTTTAGAAAAAGTAAATAGTTTGGAAAATCAAAATATACTATACGTAGGAGATGTTTACCACAGTAGAGTGTTTAGGTCAGGCGCTTACTTTTTCAAGTTAGAAGGGGCAAATATAGGTGTTTGTGGATATCCAAGCTTTATACCAAAAGATTATCCTTTTATGGACAAAGCTTTTACAAATTTGGACGAGGCGCTTAATTGGGCTCATCATGTGATAGCTCTACGCATTCAAAAAGAAAGACACAAAGAAGCTTACAATTTAGAAAGTTATTTTGACATATATGGTATAACAAAAGAAAGGTATAATAAGATAAGAGGATTTTTGATGCATCCTGGCCCTGTAAATAGGGATGTTGATATAGATGGTGATTTGCTCTATAAAGATAAATCTTTGATAGCAAATCAGATAGAAAACGGCGTGTTTGTCCGTATGGCTATGATAGAATATGTTTTAGGATAG
- the kdsB gene encoding 3-deoxy-manno-octulosonate cytidylyltransferase: protein MKTLIVVPARIKSTRLKHKPLLNICGKPLIRWVIENLKKTGFDILLTSDSEEVYKVVKDLDINFVKTREDLPSGSDRVYEASKDFDVDFIINHQGDEIFSYKEDIEALLKSLQNAPVSSLYTKLDLDSPANVKLVLDKDSNALYFSRALIPYKRNDITSIYPLKHIGIYAFRKNILETFVKLPQSQLEQIEGLEQLRFLENGIPIKMVYTKNFYHGVDVEEDIDIVKEILERFNVFRKETDK, encoded by the coding sequence ATGAAAACGCTTATAGTAGTACCTGCCCGCATAAAATCTACAAGGCTAAAGCATAAGCCTCTTTTAAATATATGTGGCAAACCCCTAATAAGATGGGTGATTGAAAATCTAAAAAAAACAGGATTTGATATACTTCTTACATCAGACAGTGAAGAAGTTTACAAAGTAGTAAAAGACCTAGATATAAACTTTGTAAAAACAAGAGAGGATTTACCCTCTGGAAGCGATAGGGTTTATGAGGCTTCAAAAGATTTTGATGTAGATTTTATTATCAACCATCAAGGGGATGAAATTTTTTCATACAAAGAGGATATAGAAGCTCTTCTTAAAAGCCTACAAAACGCTCCTGTTTCAAGCTTATACACAAAGCTTGATTTAGACTCACCAGCCAATGTAAAGCTTGTGCTTGATAAAGACTCAAACGCCCTTTATTTTTCAAGAGCTTTGATACCTTACAAAAGAAACGATATAACATCTATTTATCCACTCAAACATATAGGTATCTATGCTTTTAGAAAAAATATATTAGAAACGTTTGTAAAATTACCCCAAAGCCAGCTAGAACAAATAGAAGGCTTAGAACAGCTAAGATTCTTAGAAAATGGTATACCGATAAAGATGGTTTACACAAAAAACTTTTACCATGGGGTAGATGTAGAAGAAGATATAGATATTGTAAAGGAGATATTAGAACGTTTTAACGTGTTTCGGAAGGAGACGGATAAATGA
- a CDS encoding molybdopterin-guanine dinucleotide biosynthesis protein B: MKILSFVGYHNSGKTTLIEYIIKSFQDKYKIAYIKHDPKGHAVFDKENSDTSRIFNINHQSAILSKDTFVLYQKPKTIEEAIEFFKDYDLIILEGFKYMAFPKVKVGDIKEPLENIVYEYNGDKEALKKFVETYVSGF; this comes from the coding sequence ATGAAAATCCTTTCTTTTGTAGGATATCACAACAGCGGAAAAACCACCTTAATAGAGTATATTATCAAAAGCTTCCAAGACAAATACAAAATAGCCTACATAAAACACGACCCCAAAGGCCATGCTGTTTTTGATAAAGAAAACTCCGATACTTCAAGAATATTTAATATAAACCATCAAAGTGCTATTTTATCAAAAGACACGTTTGTTTTATACCAAAAGCCAAAAACCATAGAAGAAGCTATAGAGTTTTTTAAAGATTACGATTTGATAATATTAGAAGGTTTTAAGTATATGGCTTTTCCTAAAGTAAAAGTAGGCGATATAAAAGAACCTTTAGAAAATATAGTTTATGAATATAACGGCGATAAAGAAGCGCTTAAAAAGTTTGTAGAAACTTATGTCAGTGGATTTTAA
- a CDS encoding rhodanese-like domain-containing protein, which yields MFNIPEITPEEAKKILESDPNAVLLDVRTPQEYRQIRVPGSVLIPVDDLRFKFKELDKNKKYIVMCRSGNRSAFATYALRQLGFEAFNMIGGILNWPYETERG from the coding sequence ATGTTTAATATACCAGAGATTACACCTGAAGAAGCTAAGAAGATATTGGAATCAGATCCAAACGCTGTACTTTTGGATGTAAGGACGCCTCAAGAGTATAGACAGATAAGGGTACCGGGTAGTGTGCTAATACCGGTGGATGATCTTAGGTTTAAGTTTAAAGAGCTTGATAAGAACAAGAAGTATATTGTAATGTGTAGAAGTGGAAACAGAAGCGCTTTTGCCACTTACGCTTTGAGACAACTTGGTTTTGAGGCTTTTAATATGATAGGTGGTATATTAAATTGGCCTTACGAAACAGAAAGAGGCTAA
- a CDS encoding MATE family efflux transporter, with amino-acid sequence MEANLVVDESKKSKDILKAVLNVATPVIISNLLYTVETLVSLLLVSHLGKSAIAGVGYSISMMWFVYSLMALTYNGTSIMVSHRVGAGKPFFDVFLSGMVLSLLLSIPIALFGTKFIPELMLLFGAKKDIANIATIYLKPIFLAAFIQFATEVFYATYSGMGQTKFPFKVSVIMNITNIASSYVLINGKLGFRAFGIEGAAFGIVISEVVGFLIYTYVLFVDKPFGKFSFKSLKTILEMLKLGIPVTVDRGLTSLSFNLFVGFVARFGNTILAAYQIGLRLESISFMIGYALSISASVLTGQNFGAGNIKGAFRGAKIIANFSALAMGIVGLMVIILSKYMAMIFTSDKNIIHYAEIYLIMVGLTQVFLSYSFVLSGAIKGLGKTYIPMFVNILSFWVFRIIPIVVMLKYIFNPYIPWVFMSVETVARAICFLVVFKILEKNMLEIRYG; translated from the coding sequence TTGGAAGCTAATCTTGTTGTCGATGAGTCTAAAAAATCAAAAGATATATTAAAGGCGGTGCTCAATGTCGCAACGCCGGTAATTATCTCAAATTTACTTTACACCGTTGAAACGCTTGTATCGCTTCTTTTGGTGTCTCATCTTGGTAAAAGCGCCATAGCCGGTGTTGGTTATTCGATATCCATGATGTGGTTTGTTTATTCTTTGATGGCTCTAACTTACAACGGCACATCTATTATGGTGTCCCACAGAGTAGGAGCTGGTAAGCCGTTTTTTGATGTATTTTTAAGCGGTATGGTTTTATCGCTTTTACTATCAATACCAATTGCTCTTTTTGGCACAAAGTTTATACCAGAGCTTATGCTTTTGTTTGGGGCTAAAAAAGACATAGCAAACATAGCCACGATATACTTAAAACCCATATTTTTAGCGGCTTTTATACAGTTTGCCACAGAGGTGTTTTATGCTACATACAGCGGTATGGGTCAAACAAAATTTCCCTTTAAAGTATCTGTAATTATGAATATAACCAATATAGCAAGCTCTTATGTCCTTATAAACGGAAAACTTGGTTTTAGGGCTTTTGGTATAGAAGGTGCTGCTTTTGGTATTGTGATATCTGAAGTGGTTGGATTTCTAATATACACTTATGTACTCTTTGTTGATAAACCTTTTGGTAAATTTTCTTTTAAAAGCCTAAAAACTATTTTAGAAATGTTGAAGCTTGGTATACCTGTTACAGTAGATAGAGGTCTTACAAGTTTATCCTTCAATCTTTTTGTAGGGTTTGTGGCAAGATTTGGTAATACCATTTTGGCAGCCTATCAAATAGGCCTTAGATTAGAAAGCATATCTTTTATGATAGGTTATGCTTTAAGTATATCGGCAAGCGTGTTGACTGGACAAAATTTTGGAGCTGGCAACATAAAAGGAGCTTTTAGAGGAGCAAAGATAATAGCAAACTTTAGCGCTTTGGCAATGGGTATAGTTGGTCTTATGGTGATTATTTTGTCAAAATACATGGCTATGATATTTACAAGCGATAAAAATATAATACACTATGCCGAAATATATCTTATTATGGTAGGTTTAACACAGGTGTTTTTGTCTTATAGTTTTGTTTTATCTGGTGCTATAAAAGGCTTAGGCAAAACTTACATACCTATGTTTGTGAATATACTATCTTTTTGGGTTTTTAGAATAATACCTATAGTTGTTATGTTAAAATATATCTTTAATCCTTATATCCCGTGGGTGTTTATGAGTGTTGAAACCGTAGCAAGGGCTATTTGTTTTTTGGTAGTATTTAAGATTTTAGAAAAAAATATGCTTGAGATAAGATATGGATAG
- a CDS encoding NAD(P)/FAD-dependent oxidoreductase: MKEYDIVIFGAGSGGYEAILHAKRYGMHVAMIDISEKTIGGNCLNRGCIPSKYMRFGAKLREHLSRGIKYGIKIDSQDIDWLAFKEHRDNAVSDIRESFKAYAKSLKIDIYYGKGRFKDNNTIETTRGDVIKGKYILLSTGSSVVSILHYDKTKFKIYNTDTIWGITEKPKSVLIVGAGVVGVEFAYIFRMYDIDVYLVDISKRIIPSESEDSASYLSKKLKSLGVKIFTSNTIENLIEEDGKRKAILKDGTIIEYDIILEAVGRAPNTKDIGIENTDIALTEKGYVKIDEYAKTSVNHIYACGDVTSPLMLAHKSMYEGRTAVAHINNDAEKLDYKLVPKIIYSAYEIASFGINIDQAEDMELDYEVGTATFAKNPKAIIDDEAEGYAKVIYDANTKEILGAEILGPQAGELIHQLVHIVKAGKDLEFLSRCMYTHPSLSETVVMSSQKKLL, encoded by the coding sequence ATGAAAGAATATGACATAGTTATATTTGGAGCCGGGTCTGGTGGTTATGAGGCTATACTCCATGCTAAAAGATACGGAATGCACGTTGCAATGATAGATATATCCGAAAAAACCATAGGTGGCAATTGTCTAAATAGAGGCTGTATACCATCAAAATATATGAGATTTGGTGCTAAACTAAGAGAGCATCTTTCAAGAGGTATAAAATACGGTATCAAGATAGACAGCCAAGATATAGACTGGCTTGCTTTTAAAGAGCATAGGGACAACGCCGTCAGCGATATAAGGGAAAGTTTCAAAGCTTATGCTAAAAGCTTAAAAATAGATATATATTATGGAAAAGGTAGATTTAAAGACAACAACACCATAGAAACCACAAGAGGGGATGTAATAAAAGGCAAATATATACTTCTTTCTACTGGTTCTTCTGTGGTTAGCATACTTCATTACGACAAAACAAAGTTTAAAATATACAACACGGATACCATCTGGGGTATCACAGAAAAACCGAAATCAGTTCTCATAGTAGGGGCAGGCGTAGTGGGTGTAGAGTTTGCGTATATATTTAGAATGTATGATATAGATGTATATTTAGTAGATATTTCAAAAAGGATAATACCTTCAGAATCAGAAGATAGCGCTTCTTATCTTAGTAAAAAGCTTAAAAGCTTAGGTGTAAAGATATTTACTTCAAACACTATAGAAAATCTTATAGAAGAAGATGGTAAAAGAAAAGCTATTTTAAAAGACGGCACTATTATAGAATACGATATTATATTGGAAGCTGTTGGAAGAGCTCCAAACACAAAAGACATAGGTATAGAAAATACAGATATAGCTCTTACAGAAAAAGGATATGTAAAAATAGATGAATACGCCAAAACATCTGTAAATCATATATACGCCTGTGGTGATGTGACATCGCCTTTGATGCTTGCCCATAAATCTATGTACGAAGGAAGAACCGCTGTAGCCCATATAAACAACGATGCAGAAAAATTAGATTATAAGCTTGTGCCAAAGATTATATACTCAGCTTATGAAATTGCATCTTTTGGTATAAATATAGATCAAGCGGAAGATATGGAATTAGACTATGAAGTAGGTACTGCCACCTTTGCTAAAAATCCAAAAGCTATTATAGACGATGAAGCTGAAGGATACGCAAAGGTAATATACGATGCCAACACAAAAGAGATTTTAGGAGCAGAAATACTGGGACCTCAAGCTGGAGAGCTAATTCATCAATTGGTACACATAGTAAAAGCTGGAAAAGATTTAGAGTTTTTATCAAGATGCATGTACACTCATCCTTCTTTATCTGAAACTGTTGTTATGTCTTCTCAGAAAAAACTTTTATGA
- a CDS encoding condensin subunit ScpA, whose protein sequence is MSVDFKLPEDHPFSLLIPLVEEGKIDPWSIDIANLAQLYIEQIRNMELLDMRIPANALSAATFLFKKKLEILFPKPKIHRQRLTLKELVQMYDESQTEPIDEPKEQQNTPKIPKERKKYTLTKERHRSLMKKRKIPLHRSILKDVIEHLKATINQKPKLYFSEIVEQDKASVQFTALMFIQYDKHADIYQKEHYGDIIIEKL, encoded by the coding sequence ATGTCAGTGGATTTTAAACTTCCAGAAGACCATCCGTTTAGCCTTTTGATACCGCTTGTAGAAGAGGGTAAAATTGACCCCTGGAGTATAGATATAGCAAATTTAGCACAACTTTACATAGAACAAATAAGAAACATGGAACTTCTTGATATGCGTATACCAGCAAATGCCCTTTCTGCTGCCACATTTTTATTTAAAAAAAAGCTTGAGATACTATTTCCAAAACCAAAAATACACCGTCAAAGACTCACGTTAAAAGAGCTTGTACAAATGTATGATGAATCTCAAACAGAACCTATAGATGAACCTAAAGAACAACAAAACACGCCAAAAATACCAAAAGAAAGAAAAAAGTATACTCTCACAAAAGAAAGACATCGTTCTTTAATGAAAAAACGCAAAATTCCTCTTCATAGATCCATATTAAAAGATGTGATAGAGCATCTAAAAGCTACCATAAATCAAAAACCAAAGCTATACTTTTCTGAGATAGTAGAGCAAGACAAAGCCTCAGTCCAATTTACAGCCCTTATGTTTATCCAATACGACAAACATGCAGATATATATCAAAAAGAACACTACGGAGACATTATAATAGAAAAGCTTTAA